In a genomic window of Lacrimispora sp. BS-2:
- the pfkA gene encoding 6-phosphofructokinase: protein MAKQVKTIGVLTSGGDAPGMNAAIRAIVRTAIHKGLEVKGIMRGYAGLLQEEIVDMTSTSVSDIIHRGGTILYTARCQEFTTAEGQKKGAEICKKHNIDGIVVIGGDGSFRGAGKLSALGINTIGLPGTIDLDIACTDYTIGFDTAVNTAMEAIDKVRDTSTSHERCSIIEVMGRNAGYIALWCGFANGAEDILLPERYDGDEQALINRIIENRKRGKKHHIIINAEGIGHSSSMAKRIEAATGIETRATILGHMQRGGAPTCKDRVYASIMGARAVELLCEGKSNRVIGYKQGEFQDLDIQEALSMTKDIPEDQYQISKMLVR, encoded by the coding sequence ATGGCAAAACAAGTGAAAACCATCGGTGTATTAACCAGCGGCGGTGATGCACCAGGTATGAATGCTGCGATCCGTGCTATTGTCAGGACTGCAATCCATAAAGGATTGGAAGTAAAGGGGATCATGAGGGGATACGCAGGCCTTCTGCAGGAAGAAATCGTTGATATGACCAGTACCAGCGTGTCAGATATTATTCACCGCGGAGGAACCATTTTATATACAGCCAGATGCCAGGAGTTCACAACTGCCGAAGGGCAGAAAAAGGGCGCCGAGATCTGTAAAAAGCATAATATTGACGGCATTGTGGTCATCGGAGGAGACGGTTCATTCCGGGGAGCCGGTAAGCTTTCCGCGCTTGGAATCAATACCATTGGACTTCCCGGAACCATTGATCTGGATATTGCCTGTACCGATTACACCATTGGTTTTGATACGGCTGTTAACACAGCCATGGAGGCCATTGATAAGGTTCGTGATACATCCACTTCCCATGAACGCTGCAGCATCATTGAGGTAATGGGACGTAATGCAGGCTATATTGCCCTTTGGTGCGGTTTTGCAAACGGCGCCGAGGATATTCTTTTGCCGGAGCGCTATGACGGCGATGAGCAGGCCCTCATTAACCGTATCATTGAGAATAGAAAGCGGGGCAAAAAGCACCATATCATTATCAATGCAGAGGGCATCGGACATTCCTCTTCTATGGCTAAGAGAATCGAAGCTGCTACAGGCATTGAGACCAGGGCAACCATCCTGGGCCACATGCAGCGAGGTGGCGCGCCTACCTGCAAGGACCGTGTCTATGCTTCCATTATGGGCGCAAGGGCAGTAGAACTGCTCTGTGAAGGAAAGAGCAACCGTGTCATAGGTTATAAGCAAGGAGAATTCCAGGATTTAGATATTCAGGAAGCTCTTAGCATGACAAAGGACATCCCTGAAGACCAGTACCAGATCAGCAAGATGCTTGTGAGATAA